From a region of the bacterium genome:
- a CDS encoding Ni/Fe hydrogenase subunit alpha has translation MGKKIIIQPVTRIEGHAKVTIQLDDTGNVQETMVNVVELRGFEKFCQGRPVEELPRIVTSICGVCPWSHHLASAKANDAVFGVEIPSAAKKLRELANAIAFTEEHILHFYFLAGADFVIGPDADYSIRNVIGIAQKLPDVAKQVVRCRHLGAQMLEILSGKSIHPVAAVPGGFSKALTTQERDEMKTKAMEILELAKFSIDFAKKNIFPPFLEAVQTLGVIKTGFLGTVREDGRLDLYDGRLRMMQADGSYEDFSYDQYTDYIAEHIEPWTYLKFPYMRKAGGFSMDLANPVGIYRTNTLARINVCDKIGTPLAQSELEEFRANFRRPAQLTLLYHWARLIELLYNAEHIVDLLSDPEITSTDIRKSVTPRASRGVGCVEAPRGTLIHDYETDENGLVTNVNLIVGTTHNNAPINMSVKRAAMDNIKDGKYDQGILNRVEMAIRAYDPCLSCATHDLDGRLPVRIDFINPAGEIIDSLRN, from the coding sequence ATGGGTAAAAAGATCATCATACAACCAGTAACCCGAATTGAGGGGCATGCTAAAGTGACCATTCAATTGGATGACACGGGGAATGTACAGGAGACAATGGTTAATGTTGTTGAACTGCGTGGCTTTGAGAAATTCTGCCAGGGCAGGCCAGTGGAGGAACTGCCCAGGATTGTAACCAGTATCTGTGGTGTTTGTCCCTGGTCGCATCATTTAGCCAGTGCTAAAGCAAATGATGCCGTTTTTGGGGTGGAGATTCCTTCTGCGGCTAAAAAACTCAGGGAATTGGCGAATGCTATTGCCTTTACCGAAGAGCATATCCTTCATTTCTATTTTTTAGCCGGGGCAGATTTTGTTATTGGACCAGATGCGGATTATTCAATTAGAAATGTCATCGGTATTGCTCAAAAACTCCCTGATGTGGCTAAACAGGTGGTTAGATGCAGGCATCTGGGTGCTCAGATGCTGGAAATCTTAAGTGGTAAATCCATTCATCCAGTAGCGGCTGTGCCTGGCGGATTCAGTAAAGCTTTAACTACACAAGAAAGGGATGAGATGAAGACGAAGGCTATGGAAATATTAGAGCTGGCGAAGTTCTCGATTGACTTTGCGAAGAAGAATATCTTCCCACCATTCCTTGAGGCAGTCCAGACTTTGGGGGTGATAAAGACAGGCTTTCTGGGCACGGTTAGAGAGGACGGCCGCCTTGACCTTTATGACGGCAGATTAAGGATGATGCAAGCAGATGGGAGTTATGAAGACTTTAGCTATGACCAATACACTGATTATATTGCAGAACATATTGAGCCGTGGACATATTTGAAGTTTCCCTATATGAGAAAAGCAGGAGGCTTTTCAATGGATTTAGCCAACCCTGTGGGGATATACCGCACCAATACTCTGGCAAGAATCAATGTTTGCGATAAGATTGGGACACCGCTTGCTCAAAGTGAGCTTGAGGAATTTAGGGCTAATTTTCGCAGGCCAGCTCAGTTGACCCTACTTTATCATTGGGCACGCTTGATTGAATTGCTCTACAATGCCGAGCATATTGTTGATCTTCTATCTGACCCGGAGATTACCAGCACAGATATCCGCAAGTCAGTTACACCCAGAGCAAGCCGTGGAGTAGGCTGTGTAGAGGCACCCAGAGGGACATTAATCCATGACTATGAGACGGATGAAAATGGTCTGGTTACCAATGTTAATTTAATTGTAGGCACGACCCATAACAATGCACCCATAAATATGTCGGTCAAGAGAGCGGCAATGGATAACATTAAGGATGGCAAATACGACCAGGGGATACTTAATCGGGTTGAGATGGCAATTCGTGCTTATGACCCCTGTCTTTCCTGTGCTACCCACGACTTAGATGGCAGATTGCCGGTGAGAATAGACTTTATTAATCCAGCAGGGGAGATAATAGATAGTTTAAGGAATTAA
- a CDS encoding hydrogenase maturation protease, whose amino-acid sequence MLDYYEKRVLILGCGNILFGDDGFGPAVIEYLQKHYDLPQDVAVIDVGSGVRGVLFNLLLSEIKPQKIIIVDAIDTGRKPGEVFEVAIEDLPKNKVDDFSMHQLPTSNLLRELKVLGQVEVKLIAAQVENIPEMVQPGLSKRLSEAIPIACEIIMSDLSDRSDKSD is encoded by the coding sequence ATGCTTGATTATTACGAAAAGCGTGTGCTTATTTTAGGTTGTGGAAATATTCTATTTGGGGATGATGGATTTGGGCCAGCTGTGATAGAGTATCTTCAGAAACACTATGACCTGCCTCAAGATGTAGCAGTAATAGATGTAGGCAGTGGTGTGCGAGGGGTACTGTTTAATCTATTACTCTCTGAAATAAAGCCGCAAAAGATTATTATCGTTGATGCTATAGACACAGGTAGAAAGCCAGGTGAGGTTTTTGAGGTAGCAATTGAGGATTTACCGAAAAATAAGGTTGATGACTTCTCGATGCATCAACTTCCAACCTCAAATCTACTCAGAGAACTTAAGGTGTTAGGTCAGGTAGAGGTAAAACTCATTGCCGCCCAGGTAGAAAACATACCAGAAATGGTTCAGCCAGGGCTCTCTAAGAGATTATCTGAGGCGATACCTATAGCGTGTGAGATAATAATGTCTGACTTGTCCGACAGGTCTGACAAGTCCGACTGA
- a CDS encoding four helix bundle suffix domain-containing protein, with protein MNHNLIPPHGGYRNLRSFQTAQLVYDATVIFCNRFIEKYSRTHDQMIQAARSGVQNIAEGSMASATSKKIELKLTGIARASLEELVLDYEDFLRQHGLNRWDKDSPEALAVRRRYKSDQSDKSDLSDPYCIKQVSSEVAANTIICLINQASYLLRKQLQKLEESFLSDGGFTERLYQERQKRKFGNKQV; from the coding sequence ATGAACCATAACCTAATTCCACCTCACGGCGGATACCGTAATCTCCGTAGTTTCCAGACCGCACAATTAGTCTATGATGCGACGGTTATCTTTTGCAATCGCTTTATTGAGAAATATTCGCGCACTCACGACCAAATGATACAGGCCGCCCGTAGCGGTGTGCAAAATATTGCTGAAGGCAGTATGGCTTCTGCAACCTCAAAGAAGATTGAACTTAAATTAACAGGAATTGCAAGAGCCAGCCTTGAAGAACTGGTGCTTGATTACGAGGATTTCTTGCGTCAGCATGGATTGAACAGATGGGATAAAGACTCACCTGAAGCACTTGCTGTAAGGAGAAGATATAAGTCTGACCAGTCAGACAAGTCAGACCTGTCTGACCCTTACTGCATCAAGCAAGTTTCATCTGAGGTGGCAGCAAATACAATCATTTGCTTAATTAACCAGGCCAGTTATCTTTTAAGAAAACAGCTGCAGAAATTAGAAGAATCATTCCTTTCTGACGGTGGTTTCACAGAACGGCTATACCAGGAGCGGCAAAAAAGGAAATTTGGTAACAAGCAAGTCTGA
- a CDS encoding hydrogenase maturation nickel metallochaperone HypA has product MHEWGITQEAIDEVIKIANKNGVSKVTRVSLSVGEDDHLTPDAIKLCFECLGKGTMVERSELEIKKGDGQGITIEVVEGE; this is encoded by the coding sequence ATGCATGAATGGGGAATTACACAAGAGGCAATAGATGAAGTCATTAAGATAGCTAATAAGAACGGCGTGAGCAAGGTAACCAGGGTCTCTTTATCCGTAGGCGAGGACGACCATTTAACACCTGATGCAATAAAGTTATGCTTTGAATGCCTGGGGAAAGGGACAATGGTTGAAAGGAGTGAATTGGAGATTAAAAAGGGCGATGGCCAGGGGATTACTATTGAAGTTGTAGAA